One part of the Candidatus Saccharimonadales bacterium genome encodes these proteins:
- a CDS encoding DUF167 domain-containing protein — MKITVKVKPGSKKGPLVQPGLAGDLLVYIKEPALEGKANVSLVKILAEYYNVSKSRVVILKGKTSTTKIVEILL, encoded by the coding sequence ATGAAAATCACAGTTAAAGTTAAACCAGGCAGCAAAAAAGGGCCGCTCGTTCAGCCGGGTTTAGCTGGAGATTTGTTAGTTTACATTAAGGAACCCGCTCTTGAGGGCAAGGCGAACGTTTCTTTAGTTAAGATTTTGGCTGAGTATTATAATGTTTCTAAGTCGCGAGTTGTAATTTTAAAGGGCAAGACTTCTACTACGAAAATTGTTGAGATTTTGTTATAG
- a CDS encoding VTT domain-containing protein, with the protein MDNLQSIFEILKTVPVELFVLAGTFLEEVFSPIPSFLVLVPAGAVVQFRGQEWWYLLVLVLFSAIGRAAGATILYFLSDKLAQLTLKNGRRVFGVTHKDLQDFGKRLSGNPVNDWIALFTMNALPFFPGAFISIIGGIVKVNFKLFITSTFFGTMINSIFYLSIGYAGLNALTHFGGVELGLQIFGLLLAAFFTIWFIRQYQKNRSGKTRT; encoded by the coding sequence ATCGACAATCTACAAAGTATCTTCGAAATTCTAAAAACCGTCCCGGTTGAGTTATTCGTACTCGCCGGGACTTTTTTAGAAGAAGTTTTTTCGCCAATCCCATCGTTTTTAGTTCTGGTCCCTGCTGGAGCAGTAGTACAGTTTAGGGGTCAAGAATGGTGGTACTTACTTGTGTTAGTTTTATTTTCGGCAATAGGGCGCGCCGCTGGAGCAACGATTTTATACTTTTTATCCGACAAACTAGCCCAGTTAACTCTAAAAAATGGTCGCCGGGTTTTTGGCGTTACCCACAAGGATTTGCAAGATTTTGGTAAACGACTGAGTGGAAATCCGGTTAACGATTGGATAGCGCTGTTCACAATGAACGCACTCCCGTTTTTCCCAGGTGCGTTTATTTCGATAATAGGCGGCATTGTTAAAGTTAATTTTAAACTTTTTATAACATCTACATTTTTTGGCACAATGATCAATTCGATATTTTATCTTTCAATCGGTTACGCCGGCCTAAACGCATTAACACACTTTGGTGGAGTTGAACTGGGATTGCAAATTTTTGGGCTCTTATTGGCAGCATTCTTTACTATCTGGTTTATTAGGCAATATCAAAAAAATCGATCAGGCAAAACACGGACCTAG
- a CDS encoding O-antigen ligase family protein, with protein sequence MSHRVLSDILAKFLTLFFALILVLLPFHAFLSTWGGTVVGPLLVWKSWKEILLIILLIPVAIYLFMNRDLADRLWRRAINKFVIIYAIITVIWALFSSASMTAIVAGLAFNLRFFAMFLLAQVLLESKNSWIEKVKLFAAPVLLWVTVIISLFAILQVTVLPHDFLVSFGYDKDSSIAPFILVDDNPEAVRAFSTLRGPNTLAAFLVLPLILALALFVAKKQRWLAAITLALGGIALLLTGARSAWLGFAAALICLLLLELPKQKLLKVIKWGALPGFLLIAGFIWLATTVPALRLAVFHSSPGDPTLVEGSTEDHWHATTNGIKDVIANPVGTGVGSAGPASFYSDKVKLAENYFVQIAQETGVVGIGLFIAIYLLMFRRLLIGRAQLWHKVLLASLVGLTVVNIFLHGWADDPTAMVWWAFAGLFAWPVIGGKKS encoded by the coding sequence ATGAGCCACAGGGTTTTGTCTGATATTTTAGCTAAGTTTTTAACCCTGTTTTTTGCGTTGATTTTGGTCCTATTACCGTTTCATGCATTTTTATCGACTTGGGGAGGGACGGTAGTAGGCCCGCTTTTAGTTTGGAAAAGTTGGAAAGAGATCTTGCTCATAATCTTATTAATACCGGTCGCAATTTATTTATTTATGAATCGCGACCTAGCCGATCGATTATGGCGTCGAGCCATCAATAAATTTGTAATAATTTACGCGATTATTACCGTTATTTGGGCTCTGTTCTCAAGCGCGTCGATGACGGCGATTGTCGCTGGGCTAGCCTTTAATTTGCGCTTTTTTGCAATGTTCTTATTGGCGCAAGTTTTACTAGAGAGTAAGAACAGCTGGATAGAAAAAGTTAAGCTCTTTGCTGCGCCGGTACTATTGTGGGTTACGGTTATAATTTCGTTGTTTGCTATTTTGCAAGTTACGGTTTTGCCGCATGATTTTTTGGTGTCTTTTGGTTACGACAAAGATTCTTCGATTGCACCCTTCATTTTGGTCGATGATAACCCAGAGGCAGTACGTGCTTTTTCAACTCTTCGTGGGCCAAATACGCTGGCAGCTTTTTTGGTTTTGCCGCTAATTCTAGCCTTGGCGTTATTTGTTGCTAAAAAACAGCGCTGGTTAGCGGCTATAACTCTAGCGTTAGGCGGAATCGCACTCTTACTAACTGGTGCCCGCAGTGCCTGGCTGGGGTTTGCGGCCGCCTTAATTTGCTTACTGCTTCTAGAGCTGCCAAAACAAAAATTGCTTAAAGTCATAAAATGGGGAGCTTTGCCGGGTTTCTTGCTCATTGCTGGATTCATTTGGCTAGCTACAACTGTGCCAGCGCTGCGACTTGCGGTGTTCCACTCTAGTCCAGGCGACCCAACGTTAGTAGAAGGTTCGACCGAAGATCATTGGCATGCTACTACAAACGGCATAAAAGACGTGATTGCTAATCCAGTTGGAACTGGCGTGGGCTCGGCTGGCCCGGCGTCGTTCTATAGCGACAAAGTCAAATTAGCCGAAAATTACTTTGTGCAAATTGCGCAAGAGACAGGGGTGGTTGGAATAGGGCTATTTATAGCCATTTACTTGCTAATGTTCCGCCGATTGCTAATTGGTCGCGCTCAATTATGGCACAAAGTCCTACTTGCTAGTTTAGTTGGATTAACAGTGGTCAATATCTTTTTGCATGGTTGGGCGGACGATCCAACGGCCATGGTGTGGTGGGCCTTTGCTGGACTTTTTGCCTGGCCAGTAATAGGTGGTAAAAAATCGTGA
- a CDS encoding lipocalin-like domain-containing protein, which translates to MKQNIPDEQYIADALWQKNFDLSKVPQEIKTKITSQKHSAAAYGERMRDYINWLYDHPQSYNPNYNQRYKQLSRAVQSLTPHQAYILRSNTLGKNASQGFEKIPDKANIKLPHDNKLMLRSQVGWHFFVGSVWGEDGQEYGVELMFFGTAILPPQLAADAGLSDLENQIMEVQLAISKAGEVHHQADPVVVAGTSGLLECSTDPFSISLGKNHLRSSKKGALFPLNLTAKGWDRAKAGDSFEIGLDLNVNSDRPVLYQGDDGAMPSLAGIGTLYYSIPALEISPGSSLTYGGKQVKLKRGLLWYDHQWGFMGGNPNSAVLRAASNMGGAPASGWDWYMMQFDGNRQITVFATHSNKLKQFYFQSGPTPPGTMQVSVAGKYMDEAGDLHIVWGELTIDGWAQAKTSPNPALYPVTNVWHPNHWIFEFNDPVPEDIRHFSMEQIVPVAQTNYFANTAQYNEGAVYIKNVQGEDIGRGFAEAVSYANTSENAYRLLGFEQNARLTRTLQNQTASLLGRLASLCFVIGHQSELKHELTHAAGLEFMGPGPAPVRRT; encoded by the coding sequence ATGAAACAGAACATTCCAGATGAACAATATATAGCTGACGCCTTATGGCAAAAAAACTTTGATCTTTCGAAAGTTCCACAAGAAATTAAAACTAAAATTACTTCTCAAAAGCACTCTGCCGCAGCCTATGGTGAGCGCATGCGCGACTATATTAATTGGCTGTATGATCACCCCCAGAGCTACAACCCAAATTACAATCAGCGGTACAAGCAACTGAGTCGAGCGGTACAATCATTAACGCCGCATCAGGCTTATATTTTACGCAGCAATACACTAGGAAAAAATGCGTCTCAAGGGTTCGAAAAGATTCCTGACAAGGCAAACATTAAGCTGCCACATGATAATAAGCTAATGCTGCGCAGCCAAGTTGGCTGGCATTTTTTTGTGGGCAGTGTGTGGGGCGAGGATGGTCAGGAGTATGGTGTTGAACTTATGTTTTTTGGGACAGCAATTTTACCTCCGCAGCTTGCCGCCGACGCTGGGTTGTCTGACCTAGAAAATCAAATCATGGAAGTTCAGCTGGCAATTTCAAAGGCTGGCGAGGTACATCATCAAGCTGATCCGGTGGTGGTTGCCGGTACTTCGGGTTTGCTTGAGTGCTCGACTGATCCATTTAGCATAAGTCTGGGCAAAAATCATTTACGCTCAAGTAAAAAAGGTGCTTTGTTCCCGCTTAATTTAACTGCAAAGGGATGGGATCGCGCTAAGGCGGGCGATTCGTTTGAGATTGGCCTTGATCTTAACGTAAACTCAGATCGACCGGTCTTGTATCAAGGCGACGACGGCGCGATGCCTTCGTTGGCTGGAATTGGTACGCTTTATTATTCTATTCCGGCACTTGAAATATCGCCCGGCAGTAGTTTAACGTATGGCGGTAAACAAGTTAAATTAAAACGCGGACTGCTTTGGTACGACCACCAATGGGGTTTTATGGGTGGTAATCCAAATTCGGCAGTGCTGCGTGCGGCGAGTAACATGGGAGGCGCGCCTGCATCTGGGTGGGACTGGTACATGATGCAGTTTGACGGAAACAGGCAAATCACCGTATTTGCAACGCACAGCAATAAATTAAAGCAATTTTATTTTCAGTCTGGACCTACGCCGCCAGGGACAATGCAAGTTTCGGTGGCTGGCAAGTATATGGACGAAGCTGGCGACCTACATATTGTCTGGGGTGAGTTAACCATCGACGGTTGGGCGCAGGCGAAAACCAGTCCCAATCCGGCGTTGTACCCAGTTACCAATGTTTGGCACCCTAATCACTGGATATTTGAATTTAACGATCCTGTTCCCGAAGACATTCGGCACTTTAGCATGGAACAGATTGTTCCGGTTGCTCAGACCAATTATTTTGCTAATACTGCGCAGTATAATGAAGGTGCGGTTTATATTAAAAATGTTCAGGGCGAGGATATCGGTCGCGGTTTTGCGGAAGCAGTGTCGTATGCGAATACCTCTGAGAATGCTTACAGATTACTAGGATTTGAGCAAAACGCCAGGCTTACGCGCACGCTGCAAAATCAAACGGCATCGCTTCTTGGTCGCTTAGCCAGTTTATGTTTTGTAATTGGTCATCAATCCGAACTAAAACATGAGCTAACTCACGCTGCAGGGCTAGAATTTATGGGCCCAGGGCCGGCGCCTGTTCGCCGAACTTGA
- a CDS encoding NUDIX hydrolase, which translates to MQQRRINVRGIIFKNGKIYAQKLKSPDGEHDYWCTPGGGLEFGESITEGLHREMIEETGITPQIGHLIMIQQYKDEQKEFLEFFFYIKNADDYELVDLDNTSHGNIEISQASFIDPKTEFVLPEKLATLDFAKLIAEPHQIHVSNLL; encoded by the coding sequence ATGCAACAACGCAGAATTAACGTGCGAGGAATAATTTTTAAAAACGGTAAAATCTACGCGCAAAAACTTAAGAGCCCAGATGGCGAACATGATTACTGGTGCACCCCTGGAGGCGGACTTGAATTTGGCGAATCAATAACCGAGGGCTTGCACCGCGAAATGATTGAGGAAACAGGCATTACACCCCAAATTGGCCACTTAATCATGATCCAACAATATAAAGATGAACAAAAGGAATTTTTAGAATTCTTCTTTTATATTAAAAATGCCGACGATTACGAATTAGTAGACCTGGACAACACCAGTCATGGAAACATCGAAATCAGCCAAGCGAGTTTTATTGATCCTAAAACTGAGTTTGTTTTACCTGAAAAGCTGGCCACGCTAGACTTTGCTAAGCTTATTGCAGAGCCACACCAAATTCATGTTTCTAACTTACTCTGA
- a CDS encoding leucine-rich repeat domain-containing protein translates to MKNAIIVVLVVVIGALGALLFTQNLGKNSEPSTPVNENSNSALDLSGKGLVEVPKNILDDNSAISLDVSNNNLTGALPAEIRKLTNLETLNAANNKMTGIPAEIGQLSKLRIANFANNNISGLPLEIGNLKNLETLDLRGNPNVSKFDISQIQPKIPNTKILID, encoded by the coding sequence ATGAAGAACGCTATTATAGTTGTGCTTGTGGTAGTTATAGGAGCCCTGGGTGCTTTACTATTTACACAGAACTTGGGTAAAAACTCAGAACCTTCCACGCCAGTTAACGAAAATTCTAATAGTGCCCTAGATCTTTCTGGCAAAGGGTTGGTTGAGGTTCCAAAAAATATACTCGACGATAATTCAGCTATTAGCTTAGATGTAAGCAACAATAACTTGACCGGCGCCTTGCCGGCAGAAATCCGAAAGTTAACTAACCTTGAAACTCTTAACGCCGCAAATAACAAAATGACAGGCATTCCCGCCGAAATTGGCCAGTTAAGCAAACTACGAATTGCTAACTTCGCAAACAACAACATCTCGGGCTTGCCGCTAGAAATAGGTAATTTAAAAAACCTTGAAACCTTAGATCTGCGTGGCAACCCAAACGTATCAAAGTTCGATATTAGCCAAATTCAGCCAAAAATACCAAACACCAAGATCTTAATTGACTGA
- a CDS encoding GAP family protein, translated as MIEVIIDMLPSALGVVISPLPIAAMILILMSDRAKSNGTAFVAGWILVVFAVGFTGLNLIGSNQDTTDHNKVALIVQLIAGILLLFLAGKNWVSRPKGTGEPKTPGWMSSLSKMRWFSAFGLAILLGGVNPKNLALILGGVGSIVEANLSATDGYVALTIFVVIASLSLAVPLLYIIFAGQSAKKLLSKLKVWLVRYNSVVMAVVLLLVGLKLTIKAIVKLYA; from the coding sequence ATGATTGAAGTAATTATAGATATGCTGCCGAGTGCACTTGGCGTAGTAATAAGTCCGTTGCCGATTGCGGCCATGATTTTGATCTTAATGAGCGACAGAGCTAAGTCTAATGGTACGGCTTTTGTGGCGGGTTGGATTTTGGTGGTTTTTGCAGTAGGTTTTACCGGCCTGAACTTAATTGGTTCAAACCAGGACACAACTGATCACAATAAAGTTGCGCTGATTGTTCAGTTAATTGCCGGAATTTTATTACTATTTTTAGCCGGAAAAAACTGGGTGTCGCGACCAAAAGGTACCGGAGAACCAAAAACTCCGGGCTGGATGTCGAGTTTAAGTAAAATGCGCTGGTTCTCGGCATTTGGACTTGCAATTCTGCTTGGTGGCGTAAACCCTAAAAACCTGGCGTTGATCTTGGGGGGTGTTGGTTCGATTGTCGAAGCCAATCTAAGCGCAACCGACGGTTACGTAGCCTTGACGATTTTTGTTGTAATTGCTAGCTTGTCGCTGGCAGTTCCGTTGTTGTACATAATTTTTGCTGGTCAAAGCGCCAAAAAACTACTATCAAAGCTAAAAGTTTGGTTGGTGCGATACAACTCTGTGGTAATGGCGGTAGTTTTACTTTTGGTTGGGCTAAAGTTAACTATCAAAGCTATCGTGAAGCTGTACGCCTGA
- the ligD gene encoding non-homologous end-joining DNA ligase, whose translation MDKLELTNLDKIFWPELNFTKGDLVEYYQAVAPTILKYLKDRPESLLRQPNGIHGEGFFQKNFTHPLPDFTKNFVVHSESTNENVNYLVCNNEQTLIYMVQLGCIEINPWNSRIQSDDKPDWAVMDLDPDGNDFKEVVKVAKAVQKVCTDWKVKAFPKTSGKSGIHIYVPLGAKYTYAQGRQLIHLIGIEVNKQLPKLTSLVRSPSDRKGKIYLDYLQNSRGQTLAAPYSARPTKDASVSAPLDWSEVTPRLRPSQFTIKNMPTRIKKVGDLWQGVLKDRNDIAKILKSLE comes from the coding sequence ATGGACAAACTAGAACTTACCAATTTAGATAAAATTTTTTGGCCAGAGTTAAATTTCACCAAAGGCGATTTAGTAGAATACTACCAAGCTGTTGCGCCAACAATTTTGAAATACTTAAAAGATCGTCCAGAATCACTACTGCGCCAACCAAACGGAATTCATGGTGAGGGATTTTTTCAGAAAAATTTCACTCACCCATTGCCGGACTTTACAAAAAACTTTGTAGTCCATAGCGAAAGCACTAATGAAAATGTAAACTACCTTGTTTGTAACAACGAGCAGACTTTAATTTACATGGTGCAGCTTGGCTGCATCGAAATTAATCCATGGAATTCACGCATTCAATCAGACGACAAACCTGACTGGGCCGTAATGGATCTCGATCCAGACGGCAATGACTTTAAAGAGGTAGTAAAAGTTGCGAAGGCTGTGCAAAAAGTTTGCACCGACTGGAAAGTAAAGGCCTTTCCTAAAACTAGTGGTAAATCTGGAATCCACATTTACGTACCTTTGGGCGCAAAATACACATATGCACAAGGACGCCAGTTGATCCATTTAATCGGGATCGAGGTCAATAAACAGCTTCCAAAACTTACAAGTTTGGTCCGCTCACCGTCAGACCGCAAGGGTAAGATCTATTTGGATTACTTACAGAATAGCCGCGGTCAAACTTTAGCCGCACCGTATAGTGCGCGACCAACTAAAGATGCTAGCGTAAGCGCCCCCCTAGACTGGAGTGAGGTTACGCCTAGATTAAGACCAAGTCAGTTCACGATCAAAAACATGCCTACCCGGATCAAAAAAGTTGGTGACCTGTGGCAAGGAGTTTTAAAAGACAGGAACGATATAGCCAAAATCTTAAAAAGTCTAGAATAA
- a CDS encoding DUF308 domain-containing protein: MATASSSVVKTERTALVVQGILAILFGLFAVFWPGMTAITLIYLFSAFLVIDGIVVMILGLISMSKFGKALLLLLLGLLELGIGLFLINNPLITFATLVLVLGFSLILRGLFSFVGAFVHKENAYSTRMLHGILGVLGVVVGLIVLFWPAASGLAFVWILGLYALVAGPILIAASFDLAKLSK; encoded by the coding sequence ATGGCAACTGCAAGCTCATCAGTAGTAAAAACGGAGCGCACAGCCCTGGTTGTTCAGGGTATTTTGGCGATCTTGTTTGGTCTTTTTGCTGTATTTTGGCCTGGCATGACTGCAATAACATTAATCTACTTGTTCTCGGCCTTCTTGGTTATTGATGGAATCGTAGTAATGATCCTTGGCTTGATTAGCATGAGTAAGTTTGGCAAGGCGCTGCTTTTACTGTTGCTTGGTCTTCTGGAACTTGGAATCGGTTTATTCTTAATTAATAATCCGCTGATTACATTCGCTACCCTTGTTTTAGTGCTTGGATTCTCGCTTATTTTGCGCGGATTATTCAGTTTTGTCGGTGCGTTTGTGCACAAAGAAAACGCTTATTCGACTCGCATGCTTCACGGAATTCTCGGAGTTCTAGGAGTAGTTGTTGGTTTGATCGTTCTGTTCTGGCCGGCTGCTAGCGGTTTGGCTTTCGTTTGGATTCTAGGTTTATACGCGCTTGTCGCAGGGCCAATACTAATCGCTGCTTCGTTCGATTTGGCAAAATTAAGCAAATAA
- a CDS encoding Ku protein: MRPIWTGSISFGLVNIPVNLYSGTNPRKGLDLDMLHKADHSPIRYARICRKEGTEVPWEEIVKGYEYKDGDYIVLSPKDLQSADAKKSKTVDIQSFIEEQEIDVRYFEKPYYLEPVKGGEKAYALLREALQSSKKIALVLWVFHDREHLGVIKPVGNALVLDQMRFPTDLRTGSGLKLPDEKVSEKELEVALTLIKQQTKHFAPEDYHDTYVEELEEMIEKKLKGKKVSSPKPSKNTEAKDLMAALKASLKK; encoded by the coding sequence ATGCGACCAATCTGGACAGGCTCAATAAGCTTTGGCTTAGTAAATATACCCGTGAACTTATATAGCGGCACGAATCCGCGAAAAGGGCTCGATTTAGACATGCTTCACAAGGCCGACCACTCGCCTATTCGTTATGCACGCATTTGCCGAAAAGAAGGTACAGAGGTGCCTTGGGAAGAAATTGTTAAAGGTTACGAGTATAAAGACGGGGATTACATTGTACTTTCGCCAAAAGATCTGCAGAGCGCTGATGCTAAAAAATCCAAAACTGTGGACATTCAAAGCTTTATAGAAGAACAAGAAATCGACGTTCGTTATTTTGAAAAACCCTACTATTTAGAGCCTGTAAAAGGTGGTGAAAAAGCCTATGCACTTTTGCGCGAAGCCTTGCAGAGTTCTAAGAAAATTGCATTAGTTTTATGGGTTTTCCACGATCGTGAACATTTGGGCGTTATAAAGCCGGTTGGCAATGCTCTAGTACTGGATCAAATGCGCTTTCCAACAGATTTAAGGACTGGTAGTGGCCTAAAACTACCCGATGAAAAAGTCAGCGAGAAAGAGCTAGAAGTAGCTTTAACATTAATCAAGCAGCAAACCAAGCATTTTGCACCCGAAGACTATCACGATACTTACGTGGAAGAGCTTGAGGAGATGATTGAGAAAAAGCTAAAAGGCAAGAAAGTTAGCTCGCCAAAACCAAGCAAAAACACAGAGGCTAAAGATTTAATGGCAGCCCTGAAAGCAAGTTTGAAGAAGTAA
- a CDS encoding Dabb family protein, with the protein MDYSKSRPIRHIVLFKVYENTSNEDRQKAIETLKKLGSEPGVLEWRIEESLDTRKGYVIAENSLFEDNNKFQQFRASQNHKVAVEVMSKIADWTVADYAE; encoded by the coding sequence ATGGATTATTCTAAAAGTCGACCAATTAGACATATTGTACTTTTTAAAGTTTATGAAAACACGAGTAACGAGGACCGCCAGAAAGCGATAGAAACATTAAAAAAACTTGGATCCGAGCCGGGTGTTTTAGAGTGGAGAATTGAAGAATCTTTGGATACGCGCAAAGGTTATGTGATTGCCGAGAATAGTTTATTCGAGGATAATAATAAATTTCAGCAGTTTAGGGCTTCGCAAAATCACAAAGTTGCCGTTGAAGTTATGAGTAAAATCGCCGACTGGACGGTCGCCGATTACGCTGAATGA
- a CDS encoding GtrA family protein has translation MTLHPYYQGPFYTRVDKAQLVSYPLSGLITTLSDYATFWLFFTVLDSGLLIATVLAYCVGLIVSYVQNRYWVFKKGASKQSEGASLWRYATFLVVNLTITYVMLWLMEDFWSITPYIGKIVVNVFMFFWIYLGNTYWVFRGEKTGPIQI, from the coding sequence GTGACTTTGCACCCATACTACCAAGGTCCGTTTTATACTCGAGTCGATAAAGCCCAGCTAGTTTCCTATCCGCTCTCCGGTTTAATTACCACCCTGTCAGATTACGCAACTTTTTGGCTATTTTTTACTGTTTTGGACTCCGGACTACTGATTGCGACAGTTTTGGCATACTGTGTTGGGCTAATCGTAAGTTACGTCCAAAATCGTTACTGGGTTTTTAAAAAAGGCGCAAGTAAACAAAGTGAAGGTGCAAGTCTGTGGCGTTACGCAACGTTTTTAGTGGTTAATTTAACTATCACTTATGTAATGTTGTGGTTAATGGAAGACTTTTGGAGTATAACGCCCTACATCGGAAAAATAGTTGTTAACGTGTTTATGTTTTTTTGGATATACTTAGGTAATACGTACTGGGTATTTAGAGGCGAAAAAACAGGACCAATTCAAATATGA
- the ligD gene encoding non-homologous end-joining DNA ligase: MGLQKYHAKRNFDKTPEPKGAERKSSKELEFVVQEHQASQHHYDFRLEVDGVLKSWAIPKGPSMNPRDHHLAVITEDHPFEYRKFEGVIPEGNYGAGEVIIWDSGTYQPLNNGGEKEMLEGLKKGHITFYLFGQKLQGEFALIKLQNSKDNDAWLMVKKGDTQATTKDILKKNESVVSGKTVKQLARDQAKNAPKKSMPKNVKPMLCTLVDDPFDGDDWIFEIKWDGYRAIATKNKTHIELYSRNGNDFSQKYTRITEAILSLKDDVVLDGEIVVVDKTGHAHFEWMQNWSSKSEGTLYYYAFDILWLNGKDLTSLPLIERKQILQKTIKASAVLRYSDHIEKQGKQLFKQAQKSHLEGIVAKKINSKYQQNVRGGNWLKIKTHLRQEAVIGGYTEPMGSREYFGALLLGVYEKGKFVHIGSSGGGFEQSVLKKLYEQLKKLEIKHSPFTTEPVAKSKIHWVEPRLVCEVSFAEWTSGGTMRHPSFEGMRDDKKPNQVHREKPKG; this comes from the coding sequence ATGGGCCTGCAAAAATATCACGCAAAACGCAATTTTGATAAAACCCCAGAACCTAAAGGTGCAGAGCGCAAAAGTAGCAAAGAACTAGAATTTGTTGTGCAAGAACACCAGGCTAGCCAACATCATTACGATTTTAGGTTGGAGGTTGACGGGGTTTTAAAAAGCTGGGCCATACCAAAAGGACCGAGCATGAACCCGAGAGATCATCATTTAGCCGTCATAACTGAGGATCATCCGTTTGAATATCGTAAATTTGAAGGCGTGATACCCGAAGGTAACTATGGCGCAGGCGAAGTTATTATTTGGGATTCCGGAACATACCAGCCTTTAAACAACGGTGGTGAAAAGGAAATGTTGGAAGGCCTAAAAAAAGGCCATATAACTTTTTATTTATTTGGTCAAAAACTGCAAGGTGAATTTGCACTAATAAAACTTCAAAATTCCAAGGACAATGACGCATGGCTAATGGTTAAAAAAGGCGACACCCAGGCAACAACCAAAGATATTTTGAAGAAAAACGAATCTGTAGTTAGCGGCAAAACCGTAAAGCAACTTGCGCGGGATCAGGCTAAAAATGCACCCAAAAAATCTATGCCAAAAAACGTAAAACCAATGCTTTGCACGCTAGTTGATGATCCCTTCGACGGGGATGACTGGATCTTTGAAATAAAGTGGGATGGCTATCGAGCAATCGCAACAAAAAACAAAACACATATTGAACTTTATTCACGAAACGGCAACGACTTTTCGCAAAAATACACTCGCATAACAGAGGCGATTCTTAGCCTAAAAGACGACGTTGTCTTAGATGGTGAAATCGTTGTAGTTGACAAAACTGGTCACGCTCACTTCGAATGGATGCAAAACTGGAGCTCGAAAAGCGAAGGCACGCTTTATTACTATGCTTTTGATATTTTGTGGCTAAACGGCAAAGATTTAACTAGTTTACCCTTAATTGAGCGTAAACAAATTCTGCAAAAAACTATAAAAGCCAGTGCAGTGCTTCGCTATAGTGATCATATTGAAAAACAAGGTAAACAACTATTTAAGCAGGCCCAAAAATCACACCTTGAAGGCATTGTAGCTAAAAAAATCAACAGTAAATATCAGCAAAATGTCCGCGGGGGTAACTGGTTAAAAATTAAAACACACTTACGACAAGAAGCTGTTATCGGCGGCTACACTGAACCTATGGGCAGCCGTGAATATTTTGGCGCCCTACTTTTAGGTGTTTATGAAAAAGGTAAATTCGTTCATATTGGTAGTTCGGGCGGCGGGTTTGAACAATCGGTTTTAAAAAAGCTTTACGAACAACTCAAAAAGCTTGAGATTAAACACTCGCCATTCACCACGGAGCCCGTTGCGAAATCTAAAATCCACTGGGTCGAGCCAAGACTAGTTTGCGAGGTTAGTTTTGCAGAGTGGACCTCCGGAGGAACAATGCGACACCCGTCATTCGAAGGTATGCGTGATGATAAAAAACCAAATCAAGTCCACCGCGAAAAACCAAAGGGGTAA